ATTGGAACTGAAATATCAAGTTACGTTGTAAATTTAGAAGTAGCTCCTCCAAACCAGCAGGTAAGCTTATTTCAATaactgatgatgatggtgatatTCTCTCAggtttgaagtttatttaaattacctcTTTGTAGGCTTCCCAGCCGGCGTAAGTCGCTAGACCGGACAAAACCCACTCATGAGCCCAGTTCCGGGGATATATGACCCCTCCAAACCATTGCCTGGCCATCGCCTCCGCTATCTTTGGGAACGCTAAGCTTCTCTGTCTAATGGAACAGTCTTCTGTCATCATAATGTATGGTTCCTGTAAAAGAGTAATATTGTGATGCAATATTACTTTGGTACTTAGGTATTTAGCCATAACGGTTCATAACCGCCCGGTGACAAAGTGACGGTAGGTCAGATAGTGGCGCCTCAATTATAAGGTACCGTTTTACCCTGTGGATACGAAATACTATAGTgtatcaaaatcataaaatatcaaTGTCACGGATCGACATAGCGATGTAATTTGAAGAGAGCAAGTTTGATTAGGTCGCaactaagtaataaaatattcaagtacGAACCAAATGCCAACAGTCGACAGAGAGTTCCAATCCTTGGAGACGTCAGGTAATGCCAAAATATTCATGTTGCCATTTTGATCTGCTATTATATCGACGAACGATCTGTTAGTCCAAGCGTTTAAGAAGTTGTAGTAGGAGTTGATGGCTACTGACGGTTGTGACATTTGCCCAGTAAGACCTGGTCTAGCAAATAATGGTGCATTCTGTATTGGTGTGTTGATAATGGCAAGGTTATGTGCCACCATGCCCCACAGGTGTGGAGGTGATTCCAAAGTTCTGAATGTAtcactgaaataataaaattttgttaagaCAAAATGttgcttaataaaatataatataagatcATATCCAAAAAGTGTTGATTAATTCGAATTAACAAgcgtaattatatttgaattttattttttgctgaacCCTGCTTGCTTATTTCATTTTACTCACTCAGAATTATCCTCCAAGGCTGAATTTGATACTATATGTTGGTAGTTCAAATTTTTGAAGGTAAACTTAAATTTGGCCGTTAGTGTAGGTTCATCCATGCAGGGAAATACTCGTCTTGCGTATATCGGGTGAAGATTCATTCCTACATATGTCctgaaacaaacaatcaaaaatgAGTCAAGAAATAACAGTAAAAAGATGaatgaaactgttttataaaaaaaaaagttttaaaaggaaataaataaacaaaaatcaagacattttataaagtttacgTTTGACAACCATTGAGcctgagaaaaataaaaatattatcaaccCCCTTATGGAATCTGAATGGACTTGATGAGTTACTTTCCTAATCtcaattttagaataaaactaGCGAGTATAATACGTAATCTCGACACACAAAATATCGATGAATGCTAATACGTTACAGCGAAAGACCGTGTCTGCGAAGCTACTACACTTGAAAGCACGTTACCGCGATAGATCTTCACTGcgtttttataatgttaaattaattggtacaaaactataaatgaaataaataattcgtagggattactttttgaataatttgtccCGGAGAATCGTGAAAAGATGTGCCTAAAAAAAGTGTTCCGTATATGCCtactgtataaaaaataaatgtacataaatGTACTAAAAAGGAGAAGTCATTTTTCCCTAAGaatcatttgtttcatttatagtACTGTACCAATTAATTTAACATCATTAACACGTGCAACCAAGGTCATTAGAATCGCAGTGAAGATCTATCGCGGTAACGTGCTTCCAAGTGTAGTGGCTTCGCAGACACGGTCTTTCGCTGTAACGTGCATCGCAGTTTTGTAGCATCGTATTAGCATTCATCGATATTTTGCGTGTCAAGATTACGTATTCTACTCAAAACTAGCTGATCTGACTTAATTTTGTCAGGCTAATTGGAGAATCAAAACCTTACAGAGCACCACCTGCAGCCCTTTAAGAGGAATTCAGTTACACACACGTACgcatgtagaaaaaaaataccttttagtTTTGATTTGTGCTTAAGTATACAACAGCAACATTCAGAATAATTGTGATTACCAACTCTGGGTtatgtattttaagatttatttatttatttgcagtaTTTATCAATATAACTTTAGATAGCCAGAAACCATGCCTAGTTAATAACACAAACTTATTACTATGAATTTCGCGAGACTTTAATCCAAACCCAAAACCGTTTTAGAAAACATCACGCAAACGTCAAACCAGACATGTTTATATTGATACTCTTTTTATCTATTTTGGCTTAtcttatgttttctttatttgatgTAACTTActgaaatttatgaaattttctgtaaataaaatagtctGCTTACTCGTTATCGTATTCCCCACGAAACAATCCGAGTCCATGCTTCGCTAATTGTCCACTAAACTCGATAATCACCTTATACGATGTGAAAGGAACATCAGGGGATATTTTCAACTGGACTCCAGACTTACTGAATTTCGTTTTCTTTAGGTCTGCTCCAGGTAACAAGGCGACttctacattatttataacGATATCTTTAGCATGGAATATCAAATCATTTTCTCTCGTCGCTTGTGATACCAAAACATCTATTATAGCTCGGCCTTTGAACGAGTTGCCATCGAAGGTTAGGTCAATAGCGTATTCTGTCGCTTCTTGTCCAGGTCTCACATTGTTTCTCATTGCGATAGCTCGAGCTTTGTTTACAGTCGCAGCAGCTGTCATGTctacttcattttttgtttttaaggcaTCGTCACAATCCTCCTCAACGTCTTCCTGATTTTCAGTTAGTAGCGAGTTTACAGCACTTTTGTATACGGTTTCAGACGTACGAAGAAAGAGGTCTGAGTTTAAGGGTAACGATTTCGCAGACACGTTAACTATCACTAAACATGAGATAAAGAAGCACTTCCACTTAAAACTAGTCCAGGccatatttatttgctttaatgtTACTCGCAATCTCTTCTGTCGCGTCGTATCACTGCACCGTCTTGGTTAAAATGGGTCGTTATAGAAGACATGTGGAATTATAATCGTATAGCATCTTATAAGATAGGAGAGGATTGTCGATAATGTCATAACTAGGTTTAAGCAGATAAAGATGAAGACGGCATTTGATTCTTGTTGGAATTTATCGTGTACGTGCGTTTGTGCATTTTAACATATTGGGAGATATTTTTCTTCGACTCATGTACAggatgattataattttattctgctggttacgtttttttatgtgtaGAAAATACAATATCGATAAGTTTCTAATTATTTTCAGTGGATTTGAAACTAAACTAACTTTCAAAGTGACTTTTCATCAGTGACTATTAGGCAATATTTAGTTAACAATACACGTAAGACAAGTCAGGGATCGATAACAGAAAATTTTCTACTTTGTCAGTTctataaaaaaaagcttttgacaggccgtaaaaaataaccaaaatgtGGCAAACAACATACTCCTGATTCAATTTGAAGTGAAATACAATTTTAGACAATTTGATCTTTATTTAATCTCACTTCGAAAATTGCATCGAGTAACTAACTTGTTGCAAATCCTAACGTGTATTGCTTTTATGATTTAAGAAAATAGgtttcatttaagttttttatctattaattttatttattaatttgttcacTTATTTCAGTTAACGAAAACAATTATGCATTTGAGGTTAAAGGGCCGCCGCCTCTAAAGCTATATCATCGCAGTTGAAGAAGAGAGATGCCTATTTGGTATGAGCTCTGACCCACTTCTGCAGCAGCACCATTTTTTCATAACTAATAACTACAACTAAGTTATTACTTAACTAAGCAAAGTTAACTGGGCTAAGTTAAGTTTTCCTGATTGCAATAATTTCAGAATGTACCAAACCTGCAcacgtttcaattaaaaaaaaagacaattaatACGTCCCCTCCTACCCAAAAGTAATTTTGCAGTTAGACATAGatcaaaaggttttaaattgaaGAACAAAAAGGGAAATAACCTATTTTTATCTGAGTATTTgttacaatgaaacaaacactCAGGAATGTTTCACGTTTTTTGATTGACACTATCacgaaatatttatgaaatcgaTAAACTTTTAAGAGGTTTTTATCTAAGCGATAACATACATCATCTGTGCCTAAAACCACTAGTTTCAGATCAACTGTTAAAGaagaaacatttataataaaaaatattacttgattcctgcttttcttatttaattaatcatcaaTCACCGGAGGGCCTGCCGCCACCTCTTATAGTTACtgatatgtaatttaatttaaattatattaatttaatcgtTTGTTCgaaaaataacatacaataaaatttctAATAGTTCAGGATTATCgccatttaactttaaattttcgTTGTTTGATACAATAAGTATGAGATTTGCGTCAGCAAATTATATGCTGTTATCACTTCCAACTTAATGATTCACatagcttaaaaaaatggtcgaatatttgatttaaaggTAACTAACTTCATTTATCCAACGGCGCTTATCCAGTTTCGTATTGTGATAGTAaccatgtaatttttttataataatcgtCAATCAAAACTATTATCACACATTTTAAGCTGACTTAAACATCAATACTAATttaatgcttttatttaaaacactttgAGCCACTTACGACCTTCAGTAATGAACAATCCGCTTTTTAAAATGATCACAAACTTACAAagattacatacataaattttagttttcatagCATTTCATTGTATGACAAGACTTATCTTATTTCGTGATTCATCATAATACTGATAGGTACATCTTCAAGATGACAGTATAGCTTTTTATCAACGCTGACACATGCAAGCTTGTCGCTTAGCTAAGGAAGCTTTAACACCGTTATATTTTACAGGGATTAAAACGACGAACTGTATTAATTGAAGTCTGGTATAGATCACCAAGCCAAACtcaatgtgcgcgacgtgtcgcaggttttATCAACCCCGAAGACAAGTATGTGTGTGAACCACGAACGCTGGAGGATTtgcgcgacacaaggattgaatttctTAAAGCGTGCGGATTGTATAAAAAATCAACTCAACttgtaaaaatgaataaaacgtTCAGCATGGATTATGTATCATGCATCTTAAATGCATGATATCTCTTCATTTTATCTATAGTTGAAAATGATAACAATTGGCCTTCGACGGCTAAAAGATTTCCGTTGCTTTTTTTCCAACGGCCtgagtcataaaaatatttaaaggtacTTGTAAATGCAAGAGATGCATATGTTACTTCTTTCCAATAATTTATGCATTTGCAGGATTTCATAAGACAATACTGATTATAAAGACTTAAAATTAGgttgattttacaaaaaagcaaaataatggACATCATCGCATTTATATATCCACAATAGTAACATCTCCTGGGCTTATGcttataaatcattttgaattgtattaaatactatAAGGACGTTGATCAGGTTCGAAATTTGTCAAACGTAACACGCGATGTGTTTTACGATCTTGGGATAGTACCTAGCTGATATTCTaattgttacattaaaaaagtatactTACTCAGTTCCATAGCGTCCTGCGTACAG
This region of Trichoplusia ni isolate ovarian cell line Hi5 chromosome 14, tn1, whole genome shotgun sequence genomic DNA includes:
- the LOC113500481 gene encoding membrane alanyl aminopeptidase-like isoform X1, producing MAWTSFKWKCFFISCLVIVNVSAKSLPLNSDLFLRTSETVYKSAVNSLLTENQEDVEEDCDDALKTKNEVDMTAAATVNKARAIAMRNNVRPGQEATEYAIDLTFDGNSFKGRAIIDVLVSQATRENDLIFHAKDIVINNVEVALLPGADLKKTKFSKSGVQLKISPDVPFTSYKVIIEFSGQLAKHGLGLFRGEYDNETYVGMNLHPIYARRVFPCMDEPTLTAKFKFTFKNLNYQHIVSNSALEDNSDDTFRTLESPPHLWGMVAHNLAIINTPIQNAPLFARPGLTGQMSQPSVAINSYYNFLNAWTNRSFVDIIADQNGNMNILALPDVSKDWNSLSTVGIWEPYIMMTEDCSIRQRSLAFPKIAEAMARQWFGGVIYPRNWAHEWVLSGLATYAGWEAYKEFQSDGTSTVVSVLDAHTLFVTEIIQESLLLDAYSSARILEPANIFNEDVIRDHIHGLLKYKAPAILRMFRLLLGDADNDFVHLGARARLNTGAFQPIDSDDFIDSMNSYWLAAGGNDHEYIKDTLTPWIKNNGYPVLNVLLRRGGVFVSQERFGFASQTPVSYDIPITFTTSVNPNFVDTMYPSGTLGGTDTIDMDLDEEDWVLFNIQGQGYYRVNYDPELWETLTEVLDDPDQREDIHPLNRGTLVDDALNLARGRRLTYEIAFNLVLTMQHETNYPAWKAFVRNMEFLRKRLVAMVTEDEI